The proteins below come from a single Ostrinia nubilalis chromosome Z, ilOstNubi1.1, whole genome shotgun sequence genomic window:
- the LOC135086815 gene encoding putative nuclease HARBI1, which translates to MNAINAIVHLANNADPARRRKLYRQRSNPFDLRDLNFKIKYRFNKDTVRTIIDLVEDDLVQSARGGGTCPELQVLVAIRCWGRREVQDDAGDLHGLSQPTVSRICARVAHAIANKANSFIKMPITIGEQERISAKFRAIKNFPGVIGAIDCTHIKIKKTGGDMAQYYINRKGYYSLNVQVVCDADLKIMDIVARWRGSTHDSRIFMESNIKQRFEDRQFRGRLIGDSGYPLLPYLFTPILRPSRPEEEAYNNAHISTRNTVERCFGVWKQRFQCLLHGLPVSLQNGKAVIIALAVLHNIAIDMNDTLLEQHMEQVPVTPQLSTENSVHDNRPSLLRRRSQLILQNFINQHF; encoded by the exons atgaatgctataaatgcaattgtgcatttagccaataatgccgacccagcgcgacgtagaaagctctaccgccaacgaagcaacccattcgatttgcgggacctaaattttaaaataaaatataggttcaataaggacacagtgcgcaccatcatagatttggtggaagatgatctggttcagagcgctagaggtggtggcacgtgtcctgaactgcaagttttagtggccataagatgttggggacgtcgtgag gtacaagatgatgctggtgacctccatggcctaagtcagccgacagtgagccggatatgcgccagagtcgcgcatgcaatcgcgaataaggcaaattccttcatcaaaatgcctatcactataggagagcaggaaagaattagtgccaaatttagagcaattaaaaattttcctggggtgataggagccatagattgcacccacattaaaattaaaaaaaccggaggtgacatggcccagtactatattaatagaaaaggctattattccctgaatgttcag gttgtctgtgatgctgacctcaaaataatggatatagtggctagatggcgaggcagtacacatgacagtcgaatttttatggagagcaatataaaacaacgatttgaggataggcagtttagaggacgccttattggcgattcgggctaccctcttctgccatatctatttacacctattttaaggcctagtcgtccagaagaagaagcatacaataatgctcacatctcaactaggaacactgttgaaaggtgttttggggtgtggaagcagcggttccaatgcctactccatggcttaccagtaagcctccaaaatggaaaagctgtgatcatagcattggctgtattacataatatagccattgatatgaatgacacattgttag aacaacatatggagcaggtccctgtaactccgcaactttcgacggagaacagtgttcacgacaaccgaccttcattgttgaggcgtaggtcgcagttgatactacaaaattttataaatcaacatttttga